In Solanum pennellii chromosome 3, SPENNV200, a single window of DNA contains:
- the LOC107012258 gene encoding glutaredoxin: MGSMFSSPQFSKEQMEAALTKAKQIVSSNPVVVFSKTYCGYCTRVKKLLSQLGATFKVIELDRESDGDEVQAALLEWTKQRTVPNVFIGGEHVGGCDSVLEKHQQGKLLPMLKDAAAIPNNPAKV, from the exons ATGGGATCAATGTTCAGTTCACCTCAGTTTAGCAAAGAACAAATGGAGGCCGCTCTTACCAAAGCCAAGCAGATCGTTTCCTCTAATCCTGTTGTCGTATTCAG TAAAACATACTGCGGATATTGCACAAGGGTGAAGAAACTTCTTTCCCAGCTTGGTGCTACTTTTAAAGTTATTGAACTTGACCGGGAAA GTGATGGAGATGAGGTTCAAGCAGCATTACTAGAATGGACTAAGCAGAGGACTGTGCCTAACGTGTTTATTGGGGGAGAACATGTTGGTGGCTGCGACA GCGTATTAGAGAAGCATCAACAGGGAAAGCTACTTCCCATGCTGAAGGACGCCGCTGCTATTCCCAACAATCCTGCCAAAGTCTAG
- the LOC107014955 gene encoding uncharacterized protein LOC107014955 isoform X2 codes for MESSEITEEETRSQKMAGTVNWGTATVIGVFAGLFYGGSKEAAASVVSTLPYSKDAEVMLKLGSTPDKREQYRLMRDAMEKRFIRVTRGSIVGGIRLGMFTAAFYGLQNLLAEKRGVHDVYNVVGAGSATAATFGLIMPGSLQWRTRNVMLGSALGAAVCFPLGWLHLKLVEKANEGTGTTDGNEVKGGVGAAIERLEGHLNKGDVKST; via the exons ATGGAATCCTCAGAGATAACTGAAGAAGAAACG agaTCTCAGAAAATGGCAGGAACTGTAAACTGGGGCACTGCTACTGTAATTGGGGTATTTGCTGGCCTTTTTTATGGAGGTAGCAAGGAGGCTGCTGCTTCTGTTGTCAGTACCCTTCCCTAT AGCAAGGATGCTGAGGTGATGTTAAAGCTTGGGAGCACACCAGATAAGCGTGAACAGTATCGGCTCATGAGAGATGCTATGGAAAAAAGATTTATACGAGTCACTCGGGGCTCAATAGTTGGAGGAATACGCCTTGGAATGTTCACTGCTGCTTTTTATGGATTGCAGAATTTGCTTGCTGAAAAGCGTGGTGTGCATGATGTTTATAATGTTGTTGGAGCTGGTTCTGCTACAGCTGCAACATTTGGTCTAATTA TGCCAGGATCACTCCAATGGCGTACCAGAAATGTGATGTTGGGTTCTGCTTTGGGTGCTGCAGTTTGCTTCCCTCTTG GGTGGCTTCATTTGAAGCTTGTAGAGAAAGCCAATGAAGGGACAGGGACAACTGATGGCAATGAAGTTAAGGGTGGTGTAGGTGCCGCAATTGAGAGACTTGAAGGGCACTTAAACAAAGGTGATGTTAAATCCACATGA
- the LOC107014954 gene encoding U3 small nucleolar ribonucleoprotein protein MPP10 isoform X2 encodes MATDDSQNAGGVNALRRLKSTEPPLYLSASPELSEAARLASKYLYSSLKPYTPKSPFAQLLTDGFDAEQIWQQIDLQSEPLLASLGRQIRQFEKKPEEISKSFNLGSGNSGKKKNLEREKEELALDGESEDFNDVDMNDSDEEEEEEEEVEEEEADDGEKSEDVEEKEENGGAGGVEDKFFKIDELEEYMEYDEAREYGLKGKTKKIRSNKKKEEEEEEDGEEGDEEDEEEDDELGLMGLGDDEDEGTEIARYEDFFGSRKGTGQKKTVKSSDLSDDMGTDDDMIDDNQKRSLSTHEKELEKLRSTIEDMEKANLEEKSWTMQGEVTAAKRPKNSALEVDLDFEHNVRPAPVITEEVTATLEEIIQKRIIEGRFDDVQKRPSLPSRAPRETKELDDNKSKKGLGEIYEEEYVQKTGLVSTALSFSDEQKKEATMLFKKLCLKLDALSHFHFTPKPVIEDMSIQANVPALAMEEIAPMAVSDAAMLAPEEVFTGKGDVKEETELTQAERKRRRANKKRKFKAESAKRTVKPAPENTLTNGVEGNDKS; translated from the exons TCTAAGTACCTATATTCTTCTCTCAAACCCTACACTCCGAAGTCGCCCTTCGCTCAGCTCTTGACAGATGGTTTTGATGCCGAGCAAATATGGCAGCAAATTGACCTTCAATCTGAGCCCTTACTTGCTTCCCTCGGTCGTCAAATCAGACAATTTGAGAAGAAACCGGAAGAAATTTCAAAGAGTTTCAATTTAGGTTCAGGTAACAgtggaaaaaagaagaatttgGAGAGGGAAAAAGAGGAACTGGCATTGGATGGAGAAAGTGAGGACTTTAATGATGTAGATATGAATGATTCTGATgaggaagaggaggaggaggaggaggtaGAGGAAGAAGAGGCCGATGATGGTGAGAAGAGTGAAGACGTGGAGGAGAAGGAGGAAAATGGTGGGGCAGGGGGAGTGGAAGATAAGTTTTTCAAGATAGATGAGTTGGAAGAGTATATGGAGTATGATGAAGCAAGGGAGTATGGATTGAAGGGAAAGACTAAAAAGATAAGAAGTAACAAGAAAAAggaggaggaagaggaagaagatggTGAAGAAGGCGACGAGGAGGACGAAGAGGAAGATGACGAG CTTGGGTTAATGGGCCTCGGagatgatgaagatgaaggTACAGAAATTGCCAG ATATGAGGACTTTTTTGGTTCGAGAAAGGGTACTGGACAGAAGAAAACTGTTAAATCATCGGATCTATCAGATGACATGGGAACCGATGATGACATGATTGATGACAATCAG AAGCGCAGCCTTTCTACCCATGAAAAGGAGCTTGAAAAACTCCGATCTACAATTGAGGATATGGAGAAAGCAAACTTGGAAGAGAAGTCCTGGACTATGCAAGGAGAA GTTACTGCTGCAAAAAGGCCAAAGAATAGTGCATTGGAAGTTGATCTGGATTTTGAGCACAATGTGAGACCTGCCCCTGTAATCACTGAAGAGGTTACTGCAACACTTGAAGAAATAATTCAGAAACGTATCATTGAG GGCCGATTTGATGATGTTCAGAAGCGTCCAAGCTTGCCATCCAGAGCACCGCGAGAAACAAAAGAACTG GATGACAATAAAAGCAAAAAGGGACTTGGCGAAATTTATGAG GAGGAATATGTCCAGAAGACTGGCCTCGTGTCAACAGCATTGTCCTTCTCAGATGAGCAGAAAAAAGAG GCCACAATGCTGTTTAAGAAACTGTGCTTGAAGTTGGATGCTCTGTCTCATTTCCACTTCACCCCAAAACCG GTGATAGAAGATATGTCTATACAAGCAAATGTCCCTGCACTTGCCATGGAAGAG ATTGCACCTATGGCGGTCTCTGATGCAGCTATGCTGGCTCCCGAGGAAGTATTTACTGGCAAAGGAGATGTTAAAGAAGAAACAGAGTTGACACAAGCAGAGAGAAAAAGGAGGAGGGCgaacaagaaaaggaaatttaaAG CTGAGTCAGCAAAAAGAACAGTAAAGCCGGCACCAGAAAATACATTAACTAATGGTGTTGAGG GTAATGATAAGTCATAA
- the LOC107014954 gene encoding U3 small nucleolar ribonucleoprotein protein MPP10 isoform X1 → MATDDSQNAGGVNALRRLKSTEPPLYLSASPELSEAARLASKYLYSSLKPYTPKSPFAQLLTDGFDAEQIWQQIDLQSEPLLASLGRQIRQFEKKPEEISKSFNLGSGNSGKKKNLEREKEELALDGESEDFNDVDMNDSDEEEEEEEEVEEEEADDGEKSEDVEEKEENGGAGGVEDKFFKIDELEEYMEYDEAREYGLKGKTKKIRSNKKKEEEEEEDGEEGDEEDEEEDDELGLMGLGDDEDEGTEIARYEDFFGSRKGTGQKKTVKSSDLSDDMGTDDDMIDDNQKKRSLSTHEKELEKLRSTIEDMEKANLEEKSWTMQGEVTAAKRPKNSALEVDLDFEHNVRPAPVITEEVTATLEEIIQKRIIEGRFDDVQKRPSLPSRAPRETKELDDNKSKKGLGEIYEEEYVQKTGLVSTALSFSDEQKKEATMLFKKLCLKLDALSHFHFTPKPVIEDMSIQANVPALAMEEIAPMAVSDAAMLAPEEVFTGKGDVKEETELTQAERKRRRANKKRKFKAESAKRTVKPAPENTLTNGVEGNDKS, encoded by the exons TCTAAGTACCTATATTCTTCTCTCAAACCCTACACTCCGAAGTCGCCCTTCGCTCAGCTCTTGACAGATGGTTTTGATGCCGAGCAAATATGGCAGCAAATTGACCTTCAATCTGAGCCCTTACTTGCTTCCCTCGGTCGTCAAATCAGACAATTTGAGAAGAAACCGGAAGAAATTTCAAAGAGTTTCAATTTAGGTTCAGGTAACAgtggaaaaaagaagaatttgGAGAGGGAAAAAGAGGAACTGGCATTGGATGGAGAAAGTGAGGACTTTAATGATGTAGATATGAATGATTCTGATgaggaagaggaggaggaggaggaggtaGAGGAAGAAGAGGCCGATGATGGTGAGAAGAGTGAAGACGTGGAGGAGAAGGAGGAAAATGGTGGGGCAGGGGGAGTGGAAGATAAGTTTTTCAAGATAGATGAGTTGGAAGAGTATATGGAGTATGATGAAGCAAGGGAGTATGGATTGAAGGGAAAGACTAAAAAGATAAGAAGTAACAAGAAAAAggaggaggaagaggaagaagatggTGAAGAAGGCGACGAGGAGGACGAAGAGGAAGATGACGAG CTTGGGTTAATGGGCCTCGGagatgatgaagatgaaggTACAGAAATTGCCAG ATATGAGGACTTTTTTGGTTCGAGAAAGGGTACTGGACAGAAGAAAACTGTTAAATCATCGGATCTATCAGATGACATGGGAACCGATGATGACATGATTGATGACAATCAG AAGAAGCGCAGCCTTTCTACCCATGAAAAGGAGCTTGAAAAACTCCGATCTACAATTGAGGATATGGAGAAAGCAAACTTGGAAGAGAAGTCCTGGACTATGCAAGGAGAA GTTACTGCTGCAAAAAGGCCAAAGAATAGTGCATTGGAAGTTGATCTGGATTTTGAGCACAATGTGAGACCTGCCCCTGTAATCACTGAAGAGGTTACTGCAACACTTGAAGAAATAATTCAGAAACGTATCATTGAG GGCCGATTTGATGATGTTCAGAAGCGTCCAAGCTTGCCATCCAGAGCACCGCGAGAAACAAAAGAACTG GATGACAATAAAAGCAAAAAGGGACTTGGCGAAATTTATGAG GAGGAATATGTCCAGAAGACTGGCCTCGTGTCAACAGCATTGTCCTTCTCAGATGAGCAGAAAAAAGAG GCCACAATGCTGTTTAAGAAACTGTGCTTGAAGTTGGATGCTCTGTCTCATTTCCACTTCACCCCAAAACCG GTGATAGAAGATATGTCTATACAAGCAAATGTCCCTGCACTTGCCATGGAAGAG ATTGCACCTATGGCGGTCTCTGATGCAGCTATGCTGGCTCCCGAGGAAGTATTTACTGGCAAAGGAGATGTTAAAGAAGAAACAGAGTTGACACAAGCAGAGAGAAAAAGGAGGAGGGCgaacaagaaaaggaaatttaaAG CTGAGTCAGCAAAAAGAACAGTAAAGCCGGCACCAGAAAATACATTAACTAATGGTGTTGAGG GTAATGATAAGTCATAA
- the LOC107013016 gene encoding putative F-box protein At1g65770 translates to MAQNMPDWSELQHELLALIAWRLNLIEDYSIFRTVCKSWHSAATKNNFNSDLPRVPWLMLAEEEEEDGRKFFSLCTGMILKKRIPKASRKLCMESLGWLITVGQDNGEVSLLHPFSGVQIELPHQNSTADNNGRRSSIPCTFFKKAVLSASPSHASDYILMVIDGGYIKFWRRGDLRWNRIVLDQGTHSPRFARGGRDLVYFNGYFYGVDRLGHIIVYDVAGPQSTTSHMVAEIPFEHGVVAGELYILESLGSLFVVSRKGLHLNIPHTYEELKIEFRVFQIDLASGKGTETSELGDRAFFVGYNASISVQASQFPGIKSNHIYFTDHYFGSYLTLEGGGGGLDMGVFSLADGSIQPHYNGVSLSCISPPTWVTPTLY, encoded by the coding sequence ATGGCACAAAATATGCCTGATTGGTCTGAACTTCAACATGAGTTGCTTGCTCTCATAGCTTGGCGTTTGAATCTGATTGAAGATTACTCCATTTTCCGTACTGTCTGCAAATCCTGGCACTCTGCAGCTACTAAGAACAATTTTAACAGTGACCTGCCTAGAGTTCCATGGCTGATGTTAGCtgaagaagaggaggaggatGGTCGAAAATTCTTCAGTCTCTGTACTGGCATGATTCTGAAGAAGAGGATCCCGAAAGCTAGTAGAAAACTATGTATGGAGTCTCTGGGTTGGCTTATTACAGTCGGACAAGATAATGGTGAAGTTAGTCTATTACATCCCTTTTCCGGTGTTCAGATCGAATTGCCCCATCAGAATTCTACCGCAGATAACAATGGACGTCGGAGCAGCATCCCATGTACCTTTTTTAAGAAAGCAGTTCTGTCAGCTAGTCCTTCTCATGCATCCGACTACATTCTCATGGTCATTGATGGAGGTTATATCAAGTTTTGGAGACGAGGAGATTTGAGATGGAACAGGATTGTCTTGGATCAAGGCACTCACTCGCCTCGATTTGCACGTGGTGGTCGTGATTTGGTATATTTTAATGGCTACTTTTATGGAGTAGATCGTTTGGGCCATATCATAGTTTATGATGTTGCTGGCCCTCAATCCACTACAAGTCATATGGTTGCTGAGATACCATTCGAACATGGAGTTGTTGCAGGAGAACTGTACATCCTAGAATCACTTGGATCATTATTTGTAGTTTCGCGCAAGGGACTCCATCTAAATATTCCACATACCTATGAAGAGCTAAAAATAGAATTTCGTGTTTTCCAGATCGATTTAGCTTCTGGCAAAGGGACAGAAACCAGTGAATTAGGGGATAGAGCATTTTTTGTGGGTTATAATGCTTCTATTTCAGTCCAAGCTTCTCAATTTCCAGGAATCAAGTCCAATCATATTTATTTCACAGATCATTATTTTGGATCATACCTAACCCttgaaggaggaggaggaggctTGGACATGGGGGTGTTCAGCTTAGCAGATGGCAGCATCCAGCCGCATTACAATGGTGTTTCCCTCAGTTGTATTAGTCCTCCAACTTGGGTCACACCAACTCTATATTGA
- the LOC107014955 gene encoding uncharacterized protein LOC107014955 isoform X3 encodes MESSEITEEETVPRSQKMAGTVNWGTATVIGVFAGLFYGGSKEAAASVSKDAEVMLKLGSTPDKREQYRLMRDAMEKRFIRVTRGSIVGGIRLGMFTAAFYGLQNLLAEKRGVHDVYNVVGAGSATAATFGLIMPGSLQWRTRNVMLGSALGAAVCFPLGWLHLKLVEKANEGTGTTDGNEVKGGVGAAIERLEGHLNKGDVKST; translated from the exons ATGGAATCCTCAGAGATAACTGAAGAAGAAACGGTACct agaTCTCAGAAAATGGCAGGAACTGTAAACTGGGGCACTGCTACTGTAATTGGGGTATTTGCTGGCCTTTTTTATGGAGGTAGCAAGGAGGCTGCTGCTTCTGTT AGCAAGGATGCTGAGGTGATGTTAAAGCTTGGGAGCACACCAGATAAGCGTGAACAGTATCGGCTCATGAGAGATGCTATGGAAAAAAGATTTATACGAGTCACTCGGGGCTCAATAGTTGGAGGAATACGCCTTGGAATGTTCACTGCTGCTTTTTATGGATTGCAGAATTTGCTTGCTGAAAAGCGTGGTGTGCATGATGTTTATAATGTTGTTGGAGCTGGTTCTGCTACAGCTGCAACATTTGGTCTAATTA TGCCAGGATCACTCCAATGGCGTACCAGAAATGTGATGTTGGGTTCTGCTTTGGGTGCTGCAGTTTGCTTCCCTCTTG GGTGGCTTCATTTGAAGCTTGTAGAGAAAGCCAATGAAGGGACAGGGACAACTGATGGCAATGAAGTTAAGGGTGGTGTAGGTGCCGCAATTGAGAGACTTGAAGGGCACTTAAACAAAGGTGATGTTAAATCCACATGA
- the LOC107014141 gene encoding CASP-like protein 4D1 encodes MASSKSIINTILALRILTLLFCAASLVLIILTMLRGSIKSEFRGIKSYRYVLGAAAGGILYSLIQLPFAMYHAVKEKRLIRGKFLPMFDFYGDKVIAFLLASGVGLGFGVSFEFKDIKRGETIERGYITSGLLLAGFITMAILTILTSMNRKGRGF; translated from the exons ATGGCATCATCAAAGTCTATAATCAACACAATTCTTGCTCTTAGGATTTTAACTCTCTTGTTCTGTGCTGCTTCCCTTGTGTTAATAATTCTTACTATGCTCCGTGGCAGCATAAAATCCGAATTCCGCGGTATCAAGAGCTATAGGTATGTGCTTGGTGCCGCAGCTGGTGGAATTTTATACTCATTGATTCAGCTACCTTTTGCAATGTATCATGCAGTAAAAGAGAAGAGATTGATTAGAGGCAAATTTCTCCCAATGTTCGACTTTTACGGAGATAAG GTAATAGCATTTTTGTTGGCAAGTGGTGTTGGTTTGGGATTTGGAGTGAGCTTTGAATTTAAAGATATAAAAAGAGGAGAAACCATAGAGAGGGGATATATTACAAGTGGTCTGCTGCTGGCTGGATTTATAACTATGGCTATACTAACCATTCTTACTTCCATGAACCGCAAAGGGAGAGGCTTCTAG
- the LOC107014955 gene encoding uncharacterized protein LOC107014955 isoform X4 produces the protein MESSEITEEETRSQKMAGTVNWGTATVIGVFAGLFYGGSKEAAASVSKDAEVMLKLGSTPDKREQYRLMRDAMEKRFIRVTRGSIVGGIRLGMFTAAFYGLQNLLAEKRGVHDVYNVVGAGSATAATFGLIMPGSLQWRTRNVMLGSALGAAVCFPLGWLHLKLVEKANEGTGTTDGNEVKGGVGAAIERLEGHLNKGDVKST, from the exons ATGGAATCCTCAGAGATAACTGAAGAAGAAACG agaTCTCAGAAAATGGCAGGAACTGTAAACTGGGGCACTGCTACTGTAATTGGGGTATTTGCTGGCCTTTTTTATGGAGGTAGCAAGGAGGCTGCTGCTTCTGTT AGCAAGGATGCTGAGGTGATGTTAAAGCTTGGGAGCACACCAGATAAGCGTGAACAGTATCGGCTCATGAGAGATGCTATGGAAAAAAGATTTATACGAGTCACTCGGGGCTCAATAGTTGGAGGAATACGCCTTGGAATGTTCACTGCTGCTTTTTATGGATTGCAGAATTTGCTTGCTGAAAAGCGTGGTGTGCATGATGTTTATAATGTTGTTGGAGCTGGTTCTGCTACAGCTGCAACATTTGGTCTAATTA TGCCAGGATCACTCCAATGGCGTACCAGAAATGTGATGTTGGGTTCTGCTTTGGGTGCTGCAGTTTGCTTCCCTCTTG GGTGGCTTCATTTGAAGCTTGTAGAGAAAGCCAATGAAGGGACAGGGACAACTGATGGCAATGAAGTTAAGGGTGGTGTAGGTGCCGCAATTGAGAGACTTGAAGGGCACTTAAACAAAGGTGATGTTAAATCCACATGA
- the LOC107012956 gene encoding uncharacterized protein LOC107012956, protein MANILTAFFFITTCQTLSVLRGVHSHGDAHKCRSYCGNLTVDYPFAVQSGCGHSGYRDLLFCINDVLMLHISSGSYRVLDIDYAYESLTLDDPHMSTCSSIVFGHRGNGFVVERWREPYLNPTADNVFMLLGCTAESPLFQGFPGKHLPCRNVSGMGCEEYYGCPGWDIIGPKKVGVVYGSGPPDCCAVSFEAIKAINLTKLSCQGYSSAYSLAPLRVDGPHGWSYGIRVKYSVEGDDSFCKACEATGGSCGYDVNDFSSLCMCGSWNSTSNCDSVHSASHRRTWSLMDALTGLIGCISIWKLSATLGL, encoded by the exons ATGGCTAATATACTCACAGCTTTTTTCTTCATTACTACATGTCAAACTCTATCAGTACTCCGTGGAGTTCACAGCCATGGCGATGCACATAAATGCAGATCATATTGTGGAAACTTAACAGTAGATTACCCTTTCGCAGTTCAATCTGGCTGCGGCCATTCCGGTTACAGAGATCTCCTATTTTGCATCAACGATGTTTTGATGCTTCACATTAGCTCTGGATCCTATCGCGTATTGGACATCGATTACGCTTACGAATCCCTAACCTTAGACGATCCTCACATGTCAACTTGCTCGTCGATAGTATTCGGTCATCGCGGCAACGGCTTCGTCGTTGAGCGGTGGCGGGAGCCGTATTTGAACCCTACGGCGGATAATGTGTTTATGCTGCTAGGTTGTACAGCGGAATCGCCGCTGTTCCAAGGGTTTCCGGGGAAGCATTTGCCGTGCCGGAATGTTTCCGGGATGGGCTGTGAGGAGTATTATGGATGTCCGGGCTGGGATATTATTGGGCCGAAAAAAGTGGGGGTAGTGTATGGATCAGGTCCACCTGATTGTTGTGCAGTTTCGTTTGAAGCTATTAAGGCTATTAATTTGACTAAACTTAGCTGTCAAGGGTATAGTAGTGCTTATAGTTTAGCTCCATTGAGAGTGGATGGACCTCATGGATGGTCTTATGGCATAAGAGTGAAGTATTCAGTTGAAGGAGATGACTCATTTTGTAAAGCTTGTGAGGCAACAGGAGGATCTTGTGGCTATGATGTTAATGATTTTAGCAGTTTGTGTATGTGTGGATCATGGAATtctacttccaattgtgattcaG TCCATTCAGCTTCGCACAGAAGAACTTGGTCGTTAATGGATGCACTAACAG GACTCATTGGATGTATTTCCATCTGGAAGCTCTCCGCCACACTTGGACTATAG
- the LOC107014955 gene encoding uncharacterized protein LOC107014955 isoform X1: MESSEITEEETVPRSQKMAGTVNWGTATVIGVFAGLFYGGSKEAAASVVSTLPYSKDAEVMLKLGSTPDKREQYRLMRDAMEKRFIRVTRGSIVGGIRLGMFTAAFYGLQNLLAEKRGVHDVYNVVGAGSATAATFGLIMPGSLQWRTRNVMLGSALGAAVCFPLGWLHLKLVEKANEGTGTTDGNEVKGGVGAAIERLEGHLNKGDVKST; encoded by the exons ATGGAATCCTCAGAGATAACTGAAGAAGAAACGGTACct agaTCTCAGAAAATGGCAGGAACTGTAAACTGGGGCACTGCTACTGTAATTGGGGTATTTGCTGGCCTTTTTTATGGAGGTAGCAAGGAGGCTGCTGCTTCTGTTGTCAGTACCCTTCCCTAT AGCAAGGATGCTGAGGTGATGTTAAAGCTTGGGAGCACACCAGATAAGCGTGAACAGTATCGGCTCATGAGAGATGCTATGGAAAAAAGATTTATACGAGTCACTCGGGGCTCAATAGTTGGAGGAATACGCCTTGGAATGTTCACTGCTGCTTTTTATGGATTGCAGAATTTGCTTGCTGAAAAGCGTGGTGTGCATGATGTTTATAATGTTGTTGGAGCTGGTTCTGCTACAGCTGCAACATTTGGTCTAATTA TGCCAGGATCACTCCAATGGCGTACCAGAAATGTGATGTTGGGTTCTGCTTTGGGTGCTGCAGTTTGCTTCCCTCTTG GGTGGCTTCATTTGAAGCTTGTAGAGAAAGCCAATGAAGGGACAGGGACAACTGATGGCAATGAAGTTAAGGGTGGTGTAGGTGCCGCAATTGAGAGACTTGAAGGGCACTTAAACAAAGGTGATGTTAAATCCACATGA